From the Pseudomonas baltica genome, one window contains:
- a CDS encoding ribonuclease E inhibitor RraB — protein MSTAYQEDISISVLRRMKEGGFDFARIHPIEFYAVFPDEDRARVAAGKFQGESLNAQVCERDDGGWGLELSKVMYATYGGIGEFEQELETLIEPLGGEVEGWGVKHEIKRQHA, from the coding sequence ATGAGCACAGCCTATCAAGAAGACATCAGCATCTCCGTACTGCGCCGCATGAAGGAAGGCGGCTTCGATTTCGCCCGTATCCATCCCATCGAGTTCTACGCGGTCTTCCCCGACGAAGACCGTGCGCGGGTGGCTGCCGGCAAGTTCCAGGGCGAGTCGCTCAACGCGCAGGTCTGCGAGCGTGACGACGGCGGCTGGGGATTGGAGCTGAGCAAGGTGATGTACGCGACTTATGGTGGGATCGGTGAGTTCGAACAAGAACTCGAAACCTTGATAGAGCCACTGGGGGGCGAGGTGGAAGGCTGGGGAGTCAAGCACGAAATCAAGCGGCAGCACGCTTGA